In the genome of Natronomonas salina, the window ACCTGCGCGGGGTCGCTGCGGGAGGCCTCGCGGGCGGCCCGGCCGACCTCGTCGTGGATCTCGAGGGCGTCCTCGAGGGTCTTGAGGGTGAGGGAGTGCTCCTCCAGGCCGTCGATGCCGAAGAAGGCGGTCCGGGAGCCGAAGCCGACGAGGAGGTAGTCGTACTCGATGGTGGAGTCGTCGGCCAGCGTGACGCGGCGGTCGTCGGTGTCGATGGACTCGACGCGGCCCTCGACGAAGCGCGTGGCGGGGGACTTGATCTCGTTGACGTCGAAGGTGATCTTCTCCTTGACGTCGGGGTCGCGGATGCAGCGGTGGGACTCGTGGAGGACGAGGTGGTGGTCGACGTCAGAGACCCAGGTGACGTCTGCCTCGCCGTCGAGTTCCGATTCGAGTTTCTTGACCGCGCCCGTGCCGGCGTAACCCGACCCGAGCACGACGACGTCGTCCGTCATACAAAAAGCTGGCACGGCCTGCGATACAAAGCTGTTGGAACTGTCCGGGCGGCGAAACTTGCCGAATCGGCCGCAATCCGGCGATCTCGGCGGTCAGTGGAGCGGGTCTTCGTCGCCGGCCGGCGCCCGCATCTCGTCGATGGTGAGGATGAGGCTGTTGGTGGTGTCGTCCTTCCCCTCGAGGGCCCCCCGGATGAGGAGCTTCGAGAGCGGCGTCGGGCCGACGCTGATGTCGTCGCCCTCGCTGAAGTCGGCGATGGAGCCCTGGAGCTTGATCTCGGCCCGGCACAGCTCCGGGTGGTGGACGCTCGTGAGGTCGATCTCCTGGACGTTGGCGCCCTCGATCAGGTCGCCGTTGTGCTGGAAGGGGACGTCGGCGGCCTGGTCCATCTCCTGGATCTTCAGTGCGTCGTACGCCGTCGCGGTCGGTTTGTAGCCGCCCTTCGGCCCGGGTACGCCCTCGACCAGCTGCAGGGCCTTGAGGCTCTGCATCTGGTTGCGGATGGTCCCCGGGTTGCGGTCGACCTTCTCGGCGATGTCCTCGCCCTTCACTGCGCTCTCGGACTCCCGGTAGAGGTTGATGAGCTCCTGCAGAATCGTCTTCTGACTGGGAGTGAGCTCTATCGATGACATGAACTATCATTTGGTAGTTCCGTCCTTAAACCCGACGGTGACCCGTCGCGGCGGTTCCGCCGGCACAGACCGTAGTCTGCGGCCGTCTCGTCCGTTCGCGCGCGGGGTGGGCTCCGGAGGGGAGGAGACCGGTCGCGGCAACGATTGCATTAAGGGGGCGGCACGAAAAGCGGGGGCATGGAACTGCGAGCGATCGGCGCGCCGATGGACCTCGGCGCGGACCGGCGGGGCGTCGACATGGGTCCCTCCGCGCTGCGGTACGCGGGCCTCTCCGACGCGGTCCGCTCGGTCGGCGTGTCCTACGACGACGCCGGCGACCTGCCGGTCCCCCGGCCGGAGGGCCGCGACCCGAACGTCGAGCGGCCGGCCGAGGGCAGCGCGAAGTACCTCCGGGAGACCCGGTGGGTCTGCCGCCGCGTCGAGAGCGCGGTCGCGGACGCCATCGAGGACGGCGCGGTCCCGCTCGTGCTGGGCGGGGACCACTCCATCGCCATCGGGAGCGTCAACGGCGCCAGCGCCGCCGACGACGTCGGGGTGCTGTGGCTGGACGCCCACGGCGACTTCAACACGCCGGCGACGTCGCCGAGCGGCAACGTCCACGGGATGCCCGTCGCGGCGTTCCTCGGCCGCGGGGTCTTCGGGGACATGAGCTGGGCGACGGCGGACGTCGACGAGGAGAACGTCGCCATGGTCGGGCTGCGGTCCATCGACGGCGAGGAGCGGACGGCACTCCGGAACAGCGACGTGACGGCGTACACGATGAGCGACGTCGACACGAGGGGGCTCGTCCCGGTCGTCGAGGAGGCCATCGAGGCCGCCCTCGATGGGGTCGACACGCTGCACGTCAGCCTCGACATGGACTTCCTCGACCCCGACGAGGCGCCGGGCGTCGGGACGCCGGTCCGCGGCGGCGTCAGCTACCGTGAGGCCCACGCGGCCATGGAACTCGTCGCGGAGACGGGCGCCCTCGGGTCGATGGAGGTCGTCGAGGTCAACCCCATCCTCGACTCCCACAACCGGACCGCCGACCTCGCGGTGGAACTCGTCTCGAGCTGTCTCGGCAAGCGCATCCTCTGACGTAGCACGGCGCCCCGCTCGGTAGGGCTCGGTCGACAAACGGTCCGCCGTGGACCATGCTGTTTGCCAATATATATTTCAGCTCTTGTAACATATCCCGTGTAGTGACCGACGTCGAGTACGAGCCGGGGCCGAAGGCCGCCTGGACCGCAGCCGCGGTGCTGCTGGTCGCGGCGCTGACCGGCGCGGTCGTCCTCTCGGAATGGCCGCTGTGGGGAGTCGGGGGTGGCGGCCCCAGCGAACCCAACATCGTCCAGCCCGAGGAGAACGGCTCGGAGCTGTGGCCGTACACCTCTCGCGGGACCTCGTACAGCCAGCGGACGCTCGGCATCAACGTCGTCATCGTCGGCGACACCGAGAACGTCCACCAGGCGATGGTCGAGCGCTCGGAACTCGAGTGGCGGGACCCGGACGACCCCGAGACCGGCAGCGAGGAGACCCAGAACCGCTCGAATCCGGACCGAGAACAGCTCGGCGAGTCGATAGACTGGGGTCGGGCCCGCGGGGCGGTCCGGTACACGCAGGTGATCGTCGAGGGCCAGCGCCGGTGGGTCGACGAGTCCTACCAGCTGCACTCCGGGACCTACCTCGGCCAGCGGATGCACGTCCGGGCCTACGAGGACCCGAAGGGCGAGTGGACGGCGATGCAGGCCCACACCGAGCACTGGGACTGGTTCCGGCTCCGCCACACCGTCACCGGCATCTCCGACGCCCAGCGGGACGTCGAGCAGGACTTCATGGACGCGCCGTTCGTCGAGGAGGTCTCCCGGAAGCCCTACGAGAACGGGTCGGCCGACAGCGAGGGCTGGGTGACCGTCATCCGCCTGTGGGCGTTCCTGTTCGCCGGGCTCGGGCTTGCGCTCTCGGGTCGCTCCG includes:
- a CDS encoding HTH domain-containing protein, with amino-acid sequence MSSIELTPSQKTILQELINLYRESESAVKGEDIAEKVDRNPGTIRNQMQSLKALQLVEGVPGPKGGYKPTATAYDALKIQEMDQAADVPFQHNGDLIEGANVQEIDLTSVHHPELCRAEIKLQGSIADFSEGDDISVGPTPLSKLLIRGALEGKDDTTNSLILTIDEMRAPAGDEDPLH
- the rocF gene encoding arginase, translating into MELRAIGAPMDLGADRRGVDMGPSALRYAGLSDAVRSVGVSYDDAGDLPVPRPEGRDPNVERPAEGSAKYLRETRWVCRRVESAVADAIEDGAVPLVLGGDHSIAIGSVNGASAADDVGVLWLDAHGDFNTPATSPSGNVHGMPVAAFLGRGVFGDMSWATADVDEENVAMVGLRSIDGEERTALRNSDVTAYTMSDVDTRGLVPVVEEAIEAALDGVDTLHVSLDMDFLDPDEAPGVGTPVRGGVSYREAHAAMELVAETGALGSMEVVEVNPILDSHNRTADLAVELVSSCLGKRIL